From a region of the Deinococcus detaillensis genome:
- a CDS encoding NAD-dependent malic enzyme, which produces MAQVSRYYDVKRGPDGHRYLSVKVTGFSLLHIPLLNKSTGFTPEERRFLGLEGLVPPHTSTFEEQKQRTFQRYLQQVTDLDKHEFMRALQDRNEVLFYGILADHLEELLPILYTPTVGEAVRVFSHIYRYPRGLSVSTLDVDRVEEMLENVPLDDVRMIVATDSSAILGIGDQGFGGMAISIGKLSLYTAAGGVGPDKTLPVELDVGTNRQDLIDDPLYLGVHHTRLTGAAYDEFLDSFVEAVSARYPKAIIQWEDFARGTAFHVLNRYRKVIPSFNDDIQGTGAMALAGMISASRLKGERLQDQVFVVVGAGAGGIGVAGMIRSGLMRAGLSPAEASNKVYVIDRYGLLMHGQALEDHQLSFAKTPADVEGWTVSGEWPSLYETVKNCGATALLGLSGVPGLFSQPIVEALHANAAQPIVFPLSNPTANVEAQPADVLTWTNGAAIVASGSPFADVELSGVTYPIGQGNNAFIFPGLGFGAIISRAREITDSMIMAAAETLADETVQYGGLVYPPISVIREVSIKVAVRVARQAIFEGVAAEKRVRNLTDEELASFVERRFWKPHYLPLRKAEAGEMLL; this is translated from the coding sequence ATGGCTCAAGTCTCGCGCTACTACGATGTCAAACGCGGCCCCGATGGGCACCGTTACCTCAGTGTCAAAGTCACCGGCTTTTCACTGCTGCATATTCCGCTGCTCAACAAGTCCACCGGCTTTACCCCCGAAGAGCGGCGCTTTCTGGGCCTAGAAGGCTTGGTGCCGCCGCACACCTCCACCTTCGAGGAACAAAAGCAGCGCACCTTTCAGCGTTACCTCCAGCAAGTCACCGACCTCGACAAGCATGAATTCATGCGGGCGCTGCAAGACCGCAACGAGGTGCTGTTTTACGGCATTCTGGCCGATCACCTCGAAGAATTGCTGCCGATTTTGTACACCCCGACGGTGGGCGAAGCGGTGCGGGTCTTTTCGCACATCTACCGCTACCCACGCGGACTGTCAGTCAGCACTTTAGATGTTGACCGCGTGGAAGAAATGCTGGAAAACGTGCCGCTGGACGACGTGCGGATGATCGTCGCCACCGATTCCAGCGCCATTCTTGGCATTGGCGATCAGGGCTTTGGCGGCATGGCCATCAGCATTGGCAAGCTCAGCCTGTATACGGCGGCGGGCGGCGTTGGCCCCGACAAAACCTTACCGGTCGAGCTAGACGTGGGCACCAACCGCCAAGATTTGATCGACGATCCGCTCTACCTGGGCGTTCACCACACCCGCCTGACCGGAGCCGCCTACGACGAATTTCTCGACAGTTTTGTCGAAGCCGTTTCGGCCCGCTACCCCAAGGCCATCATCCAGTGGGAAGACTTTGCGCGTGGCACGGCGTTTCATGTGCTCAACCGCTACCGCAAGGTTATTCCCAGCTTCAACGACGACATTCAGGGCACCGGGGCAATGGCGCTGGCGGGCATGATCAGCGCGTCTCGGCTCAAGGGCGAGCGGCTGCAAGATCAGGTCTTTGTGGTGGTCGGCGCGGGCGCGGGCGGCATCGGCGTGGCGGGCATGATTCGCAGCGGCCTGATGCGGGCGGGGCTGAGTCCTGCCGAGGCGAGCAACAAAGTCTATGTGATTGACCGCTACGGCCTGCTGATGCACGGGCAGGCCCTCGAAGACCACCAGCTCAGCTTTGCCAAAACGCCCGCCGACGTTGAGGGCTGGACGGTCAGCGGCGAGTGGCCCAGCTTGTATGAAACCGTCAAGAACTGCGGAGCCACCGCTTTGTTGGGCTTATCGGGTGTGCCGGGCCTGTTTAGCCAACCCATCGTGGAAGCGCTGCACGCCAACGCGGCTCAGCCCATTGTTTTCCCGCTGTCCAACCCCACCGCCAATGTGGAAGCCCAGCCTGCCGACGTGCTGACTTGGACGAACGGAGCCGCCATCGTCGCTTCGGGCAGCCCGTTTGCCGATGTGGAACTCAGCGGCGTGACGTATCCGATTGGGCAGGGCAACAACGCCTTCATTTTTCCGGGCCTGGGCTTCGGGGCGATTATCAGCCGCGCCCGCGAAATCACCGACAGCATGATTATGGCCGCCGCCGAAACGCTGGCCGACGAAACCGTTCAGTACGGTGGGCTGGTTTATCCGCCGATCTCTGTTATCCGCGAGGTGTCGATCAAGGTGGCCGTGCGGGTGGCTCGCCAAGCCATTTTTGAAGGCGTGGCTGCCGAAAAGCGGGTTCGCAACCTGACCGACGAGGAGCTGGCCTCATTCGTAGAACGCCGCTTCTGGAAGCCGCACTACTTGCCGCTGCGGAAAGCGGAAGCTGGGGAAATGCTGCTGTAG
- a CDS encoding SGNH/GDSL hydrolase family protein, giving the protein MTAAANKPQRWVFIGDSITDTGRREDPEGYGDGYVSRIREQLLVDDPACPIEFMNRGVSGDTVRDLRQRWQSDVTALKPDLLSVKIGVNDVWRSFDGAPNQAVNAEEYRATLRGLLGEASILECRLVLVTPFLVEVDKADPMRLEVENRARIVGELADEFGAVLVALQPAFDAAVDASTPQRWAPDRVHPSGAGHLLIAQTWLSAVRAAYPD; this is encoded by the coding sequence ATGACTGCCGCAGCGAACAAGCCGCAGCGCTGGGTCTTTATCGGGGACAGCATCACCGACACCGGGCGGCGCGAAGACCCCGAGGGCTACGGCGACGGTTACGTCTCGCGGATTCGTGAGCAACTGCTGGTGGACGATCCAGCCTGCCCGATTGAGTTCATGAATCGGGGCGTCAGCGGCGACACCGTGCGCGATCTGCGGCAACGCTGGCAAAGTGACGTGACGGCCCTGAAGCCCGACCTGCTGAGCGTCAAAATTGGCGTGAACGATGTATGGCGCAGCTTTGACGGTGCGCCGAATCAGGCCGTCAACGCAGAAGAATACCGGGCGACCCTGCGCGGCCTGCTGGGTGAAGCCAGCATTTTAGAGTGCCGCTTGGTGCTCGTCACGCCATTTCTGGTGGAAGTCGACAAGGCCGACCCGATGCGCCTGGAAGTCGAGAACCGCGCCCGCATCGTCGGCGAGTTGGCTGATGAATTCGGAGCCGTGCTGGTGGCGCTGCAACCCGCCTTCGACGCCGCAGTGGACGCCAGTACGCCGCAGCGCTGGGCACCTGACCGAGTCCATCCGTCGGGAGCGGGGCACTTGCTGATCGCACAGACGTGGCTCAGCGCGGTCAGGGCCGCTTATCCAGACTAA
- a CDS encoding class I SAM-dependent methyltransferase, whose product MFADQPLSEVLPLLRQALETVGEVTFSAPDPDLGTGLYAGEVSVAGRHRSYAAWLDIAEVLGAQLLTPAKLEGGRVQLTLSRLPPLLREGHYGAGSEFQRVNKLEDAWFLQSFTEALERAKLTDGARLLSVGVGAGRELEALALAYPDLSFEVVGVDTDESALELARQRWPNWRFAVGDVNALNLDLGRFDLIVALSVLQSRGVNLDVALRGLTKHHLNGRGSLILGFPNARYAGGELRYGARMLNFRDPDLSLLMADVALVRRHLHKHGFKVYVTGKYEVLVTGVPSGQVKLSP is encoded by the coding sequence ATGTTTGCTGACCAGCCGCTGAGCGAAGTCCTGCCGCTCCTCCGGCAAGCGCTGGAAACAGTAGGCGAAGTCACGTTTAGCGCCCCCGATCCCGATTTGGGTACGGGCCTGTACGCGGGCGAGGTGAGCGTGGCGGGCCGTCACCGCTCTTACGCGGCGTGGCTGGACATCGCTGAGGTGCTGGGCGCACAGCTGCTGACGCCCGCCAAACTGGAAGGCGGACGGGTGCAATTGACCCTGAGCCGCTTGCCGCCGCTGCTGCGTGAGGGCCACTACGGCGCGGGCAGCGAGTTTCAGCGCGTCAACAAGCTGGAAGATGCGTGGTTTTTGCAAAGCTTCACGGAAGCGCTGGAGCGGGCCAAGCTGACTGACGGCGCACGCCTCTTGAGCGTGGGCGTCGGCGCAGGCCGCGAACTGGAAGCGCTGGCGCTGGCTTATCCCGACCTCAGCTTTGAAGTCGTCGGCGTAGACACGGACGAGAGTGCTTTGGAGTTGGCCCGTCAGCGCTGGCCCAACTGGAGATTTGCAGTGGGCGACGTGAACGCGCTGAACTTGGACTTGGGCCGCTTCGATCTGATCGTGGCCCTCAGCGTGCTGCAAAGTCGCGGGGTAAATCTGGACGTGGCCCTGCGCGGCCTCACCAAGCACCACCTGAACGGGCGGGGCAGTCTGATTCTCGGTTTTCCCAATGCCCGCTACGCTGGCGGCGAGCTGCGTTACGGCGCACGGATGCTCAATTTCCGCGACCCCGATCTGTCGCTGCTGATGGCTGACGTGGCGCTGGTGCGCCGTCACCTGCACAAGCACGGCTTCAAGGTCTACGTGACCGGCAAATATG
- a CDS encoding ion channel, giving the protein MTAPLPPGQDSPKLTETPHDLGLGRVVAEQSGERFLNKDGSFNVQRRGMGWQSISLYGALLTVPWNLFFLTMGALYLALNALFGLIYFGLGSGALSEEPLMGMGRYLACFFFSVQTFGTIGYGHVYPLSVAANTVVTAEAFVSLLGVALATGVLFARFSRPQSRILFSQVAVIAPFEGGKALMFRLINGRRSQLMNAKVEAVHTQFKTLPDGRRVRHFKRLQLERAEVTLFPLAWTVVHPITQDSPYWHTTLEALREADAEIMVVFSAVDEAVQQNIHARSSYKIHEFRWNHRFADLYRRTRDGHLYVDAERLHDTEAILEEVAPSLEPDSRPLT; this is encoded by the coding sequence ATGACCGCTCCCCTACCGCCCGGACAAGACTCCCCCAAACTCACCGAAACGCCTCACGATCTCGGTTTGGGCCGGGTGGTGGCCGAGCAGTCTGGCGAGCGGTTTCTCAACAAAGACGGCAGCTTCAATGTGCAGCGCCGGGGCATGGGCTGGCAGTCCATCAGCCTTTACGGCGCACTGCTGACGGTGCCGTGGAACCTGTTTTTCCTGACGATGGGCGCACTGTATCTGGCGCTCAATGCGTTGTTCGGCCTGATTTATTTCGGGCTGGGCAGCGGCGCACTCAGCGAAGAACCTCTCATGGGCATGGGGCGCTATCTGGCCTGCTTTTTTTTCAGCGTGCAGACGTTCGGCACCATCGGTTATGGCCACGTGTATCCGCTGTCGGTGGCGGCCAACACGGTGGTCACGGCGGAAGCTTTTGTCAGCTTGCTGGGCGTGGCGCTGGCTACCGGCGTGCTGTTTGCCCGCTTCTCAAGGCCGCAAAGCCGGATTTTGTTTAGCCAAGTGGCGGTGATCGCGCCGTTTGAAGGCGGCAAAGCGCTGATGTTCCGGCTCATCAACGGGCGGCGCAGCCAACTGATGAACGCCAAAGTCGAAGCGGTACATACCCAGTTTAAAACCCTGCCGGATGGACGGCGGGTGCGGCACTTTAAGCGGCTGCAACTCGAACGCGCAGAAGTCACGCTGTTTCCGCTGGCGTGGACAGTGGTGCACCCGATTACCCAAGACAGCCCGTATTGGCACACCACGCTGGAGGCTTTGCGCGAGGCCGACGCCGAGATCATGGTGGTGTTCAGCGCCGTAGACGAAGCGGTGCAGCAAAACATTCACGCCCGCAGCAGCTACAAAATCCACGAATTTCGCTGGAATCACCGCTTTGCCGACCTCTACCGCCGCACCCGTGACGGCCACCTCTACGTGGACGCCGAGCGCCTGCACGACACCGAAGCCATTTTAGAAGAAGTTGCACCGAGTCTAGAACCAGACAGCCGGCCGCTTACTTAG
- the metK gene encoding methionine adenosyltransferase, translated as MRKFYTSESVSEGHPDKLADFISDSILDEFLRQEPSSRVAVETLLTTGMAVVAGEVTAHSAHVDVQRVVREAVKLVGYTRAHYGFDAEYSAVLVALHEQSPDIAGGVNFSEEWRGMSEAERADPANAHSMIGAGDQGLMFGYATDETPELMPLPISLAHKLTRRLAELRKAEIVLYLRPDAKAQVTVVREDGDTWVDTVVISTQHDEEVSQEQIRADMEAQVIRAVIPAEYLRPETKFFINPSGKFVIGGPHGDTGLTGRKIIVDTYGGAVPHGGGAFSGKDPTKVDRSAAYYARYIAKNLVAAGLAKKALVEVAYAIGRASPVSLRVDSYGTGKLSDEALADLVRRHFDARPQAIIAELDLLRPIYAQTAAYGHFGRPEFPWEQLSKVDVLKAEAEALV; from the coding sequence ATGCGGAAGTTTTATACCTCAGAATCGGTTTCCGAAGGCCACCCCGACAAACTGGCCGACTTCATCTCCGACAGTATTCTCGACGAGTTTTTGCGCCAAGAACCCAGCAGCCGCGTCGCGGTCGAAACCCTGCTGACCACGGGCATGGCCGTGGTAGCGGGCGAAGTCACCGCCCACAGCGCCCATGTGGACGTGCAGCGGGTGGTGCGCGAGGCGGTCAAACTTGTCGGCTACACCCGCGCCCACTACGGCTTTGACGCCGAGTACAGCGCTGTGCTGGTGGCGCTCCACGAGCAGAGCCCCGACATCGCGGGCGGTGTGAACTTCAGCGAGGAGTGGCGCGGCATGAGTGAGGCCGAGCGGGCCGATCCGGCCAACGCCCACAGCATGATCGGCGCGGGCGATCAGGGGCTGATGTTCGGCTACGCCACCGACGAAACGCCCGAACTGATGCCGCTGCCGATCAGCCTCGCCCACAAGCTGACCCGCCGCCTCGCTGAGCTCCGCAAAGCCGAGATCGTGCTGTACCTGCGCCCCGACGCCAAAGCCCAAGTCACGGTGGTGCGCGAAGACGGTGATACTTGGGTCGATACGGTGGTCATTTCCACCCAGCACGATGAGGAAGTTTCGCAGGAGCAGATTCGCGCCGATATGGAAGCCCAAGTCATCCGGGCCGTGATTCCCGCCGAGTACCTGCGACCCGAAACCAAGTTTTTTATCAATCCGTCCGGCAAATTCGTGATCGGCGGGCCACACGGCGACACCGGCCTGACCGGGCGCAAGATCATCGTGGACACTTACGGCGGAGCAGTTCCGCACGGCGGCGGGGCTTTCTCCGGCAAAGACCCCACCAAGGTTGACCGCTCGGCGGCGTACTACGCCCGCTATATCGCCAAAAATCTGGTGGCGGCGGGCCTCGCCAAAAAAGCGCTGGTGGAAGTTGCCTACGCCATTGGCCGCGCTTCTCCGGTGTCGCTGCGGGTGGATTCCTACGGCACTGGCAAGCTGAGCGACGAGGCGCTGGCCGACTTGGTGCGCCGCCATTTTGACGCCCGTCCGCAGGCCATCATTGCTGAGCTGGACTTGCTGCGGCCTATTTACGCCCAGACCGCCGCTTACGGTCACTTTGGCCGCCCCGAGTTTCCCTGGGAGCAGCTCAGCAAAGTAGACGTGCTGAAGGCGGAAGCGGAAGCGCTGGTCTAA